A genomic window from Deltaproteobacteria bacterium includes:
- a CDS encoding matrixin family metalloprotease — MIRRVFLALASLVALATTANAYTFTQCGSSTCRWKDFPVGYLVSDTIEDLFPGATTVARAAISRWDHDRQTFCEIDFNDGGTTSIAESDPDGDSIVFANSSDWSYGKDTLAVTQCYFDAGGNLLDCDISVNAQDWTWDDHFAGDTVLNLRDTLTHEAGHMWGLGHSEDQYATMYAYYDERIVAADLDEDDIRANADAYCDGDMPPDDELEPNDSLFLGRGPYDEIDLTSLRLYDTDVFKLNTQGGTFPLIEITDNEPARRKWVRVYTGERDLLGEARCDGDCRVAPTLSAVPSTVSYLEIQTDFEESSVSAKSYSLAVSQVSEVDPATLTDDDVDEEDEEEVDDEDGGGFCGGVVGADDGSSLPLVLIAFAGLSMWAFAPRRLSRSA, encoded by the coding sequence ATGATTCGTCGTGTATTTCTCGCTCTGGCGAGTCTTGTCGCGCTTGCGACAACCGCGAACGCCTACACCTTCACGCAGTGCGGTTCGAGTACCTGCCGATGGAAGGACTTTCCCGTCGGCTATCTCGTCAGCGACACCATCGAGGATCTGTTTCCCGGGGCGACGACCGTAGCCCGCGCGGCGATTTCGCGCTGGGACCACGATCGCCAGACCTTCTGTGAGATCGACTTCAACGACGGCGGAACCACCTCGATCGCCGAGTCGGACCCCGACGGCGACAGCATCGTCTTCGCGAACAGTTCGGACTGGAGCTACGGCAAGGATACCCTCGCCGTCACGCAGTGCTACTTCGACGCGGGCGGAAACCTGCTCGACTGCGATATTTCCGTGAACGCGCAGGATTGGACGTGGGACGACCACTTCGCCGGCGACACGGTGCTCAATCTGCGCGACACGCTCACCCACGAGGCCGGGCATATGTGGGGGCTCGGCCATTCGGAAGACCAATACGCGACCATGTATGCGTATTACGACGAGCGCATCGTGGCGGCGGATTTGGACGAGGACGACATCCGCGCGAATGCCGACGCGTACTGCGACGGCGACATGCCGCCGGACGACGAGCTCGAGCCCAACGACTCGCTCTTTCTCGGTCGCGGACCGTACGACGAAATCGACCTGACGAGCCTGCGTCTGTACGACACCGACGTGTTCAAACTGAATACGCAAGGCGGCACGTTTCCGCTGATCGAAATCACCGACAATGAGCCCGCGCGTCGCAAGTGGGTGCGTGTCTATACCGGCGAGCGAGACCTGCTGGGCGAAGCTCGGTGTGACGGCGATTGCCGTGTCGCGCCCACGCTGTCGGCGGTGCCCTCGACGGTTTCGTACCTCGAGATCCAGACCGACTTCGAGGAATCGTCCGTTTCGGCGAAGTCCTACTCGCTCGCGGTTTCGCAGGTGAGCGAGGTCGATCCCGCGACGCTGACGGACGACGACGTCGACGAAGAGGACGAAGAAGAAGTGGACGACGAAGACGGCGGCGGATTTTGCGGCGGGGTGGTCGGCGCGGACGACGGCTCGTCTCTGCCGCTCGTGTTGATCGCGTTCGCGGGACTTTCGATGTGGGCCTTCGCGCCGCGGCGGCTTTCGCGCTCGGCTTAG
- a CDS encoding low molecular weight phosphotyrosine protein phosphatase, with translation MTNSIDWPRVRRVLLICTGNICRSPMAEGILRAKLEEHGTDGILVESAGTHGGAIPEPSPPAVDVCLESGIDISNHRSRLLTGEMLREADLVLFMDAGHENWIARKHADLSPRTWPITAFRSDRYRNAEVADPYGMPTSYYRRTYEMLDSSLDPIAHALATGRWSEEELVED, from the coding sequence ATGACAAACTCCATCGACTGGCCGCGCGTTCGACGCGTTCTGCTGATCTGCACGGGCAACATCTGCCGTTCGCCGATGGCCGAGGGAATCCTGCGCGCCAAGCTCGAGGAGCATGGCACCGACGGTATCCTGGTCGAGAGTGCGGGCACACACGGCGGGGCGATCCCCGAGCCCTCGCCGCCCGCCGTGGACGTGTGCCTGGAGTCGGGCATCGACATCTCAAATCATCGCTCGCGCCTGCTGACCGGTGAGATGCTGCGGGAGGCCGACCTCGTGCTCTTCATGGACGCGGGACACGAGAATTGGATTGCGCGAAAGCACGCCGATCTCTCGCCCCGGACGTGGCCGATCACGGCGTTTCGATCCGATCGATACCGCAACGCCGAGGTCGCCGATCCCTACGGCATGCCGACCTCGTACTACCGGCGGACTTACGAAATGCTGGATTCGTCCCTGGACCCGATCGCGCACGCGCTCGCGACCGGCCGCTGGAGCGAAGAGGAACTGGTCGAGGACTAA
- the ruvB gene encoding Holliday junction branch migration DNA helicase RuvB, whose amino-acid sequence MSEQAYRTISPRSTGDDARVETSLRPRSLDEYVGQKQVLDNLRVFITAAKQRGEALDHCLFSGPPGLGKTTLAHIIAGELGVGVKVTSGPVLERAGDLAAILTNLDPFDVLFIDEIHRLHTIVEEMLYPAMEDGQLDILVGQGPSARTVKMKLKPFTLVGATTRAGLLTSPIRDRFGIVARLDYYTHEDLATIVRRSAKILGYTISDDGAHEIARRSRGTPRVANRLLRRVRDFAQVAGAGAIDREQADRALAMLGVDDKGLDKLDRRLLEAIVESFGGGPVGVETLAATLAEERDTIEDVVEPFLMQLGFLKRTPRGRMATEPAYRHLSRVPPKGFVASLFDE is encoded by the coding sequence GTGAGCGAACAGGCGTATCGCACGATCTCGCCGCGCTCCACCGGAGACGACGCCCGCGTGGAGACGTCGTTGCGCCCGCGATCGCTCGACGAATACGTCGGGCAGAAGCAGGTGCTGGACAATCTGCGCGTCTTTATCACGGCGGCGAAACAGCGCGGCGAGGCCCTCGATCATTGCCTGTTTTCCGGACCACCGGGGCTCGGCAAGACGACCCTCGCGCATATCATCGCCGGCGAGCTGGGTGTCGGGGTCAAGGTCACGAGCGGCCCGGTGCTCGAGCGCGCGGGCGACCTCGCGGCGATCCTCACCAACCTCGACCCCTTCGACGTACTCTTCATCGACGAGATCCACCGGTTGCACACCATCGTCGAGGAGATGCTCTACCCCGCCATGGAAGACGGCCAACTCGACATCCTCGTCGGCCAGGGGCCGTCGGCGCGCACCGTGAAGATGAAACTCAAACCCTTTACGCTGGTCGGCGCGACGACGCGCGCGGGCCTGCTGACCTCGCCCATCCGCGACCGCTTCGGCATCGTCGCGCGGCTCGATTACTACACGCACGAGGACCTCGCGACGATCGTACGCCGCTCGGCGAAGATCTTGGGCTACACGATCAGCGACGACGGCGCGCACGAGATCGCGCGCCGGTCGCGGGGCACACCGCGCGTCGCCAATCGCCTGCTGCGGCGCGTGCGCGACTTCGCGCAGGTCGCGGGCGCCGGCGCCATCGACCGCGAACAGGCCGACCGCGCGCTCGCCATGCTCGGCGTGGACGACAAGGGACTCGACAAGCTCGATCGGCGTCTCCTGGAGGCAATCGTCGAGTCGTTCGGCGGAGGGCCGGTCGGCGTCGAAACGCTCGCCGCGACGCTGGCCGAGGAGCGCGACACCATCGAAGATGTCGTCGAGCCGTTCCTCATGCAGCTCGGATTCCTGAAACGCACACCCCGCGGGCGCATGGCTACCGAGCCGGCGTACCGCCATCTCTCGCGCGTGCCCCCAAAGGGCTTTGTCGCGAGCCTGTTCGACGAATGA
- the ruvC gene encoding crossover junction endodeoxyribonuclease RuvC, with product MSSRLRVLGIDPGSLLCGWGVVDEVSGGYAHVDCGVVEAPRGAPLAERLDRIYRGLRETIEANAPQVAAVESVFFAANVKSAIVLGQARGVALLAAAHSGLPVHEYSPTQIKKALVGYGRADKTQVAAMVQSLLGLPEPAQADASDALAAALCHLASYRYLQMVERD from the coding sequence TTGAGTTCGCGCCTTCGCGTCCTGGGCATCGACCCGGGAAGCCTGTTGTGCGGCTGGGGCGTGGTCGACGAGGTCTCGGGCGGTTACGCGCACGTGGATTGCGGCGTGGTCGAGGCGCCGCGCGGTGCTCCGCTCGCCGAACGGCTCGATCGCATCTACCGGGGACTGCGCGAAACGATCGAAGCGAACGCGCCGCAGGTGGCTGCGGTCGAGTCGGTGTTCTTCGCGGCCAACGTCAAGAGCGCCATCGTACTAGGGCAGGCCCGTGGCGTGGCGCTGCTCGCCGCGGCGCACAGCGGGCTGCCGGTCCACGAATACTCGCCGACGCAGATCAAAAAGGCGCTGGTCGGTTACGGACGCGCCGACAAGACGCAGGTCGCCGCCATGGTGCAAAGCCTTCTTGGGCTGCCGGAACCGGCGCAGGCCGACGCGTCGGACGCGCTCGCCGCGGCGCTGTGCCACCTGGCCTCGTACCGCTATTTGCAGATGGTGGAGCGCGATTGA
- the ruvA gene encoding Holliday junction branch migration protein RuvA: MIAQLRGTVADKAEGRVVLDVNGVGYEVFVGLPASLRLPEPGGDALLHVRTIVREDSITLYGFDHVRERDLFDLLNAVNGIGPRTALAALASLDYEQLARAIRDQDLRALTKIPGMGKKTAERVVLELREKVEKLALAQFVDMSVGGLPPVARDALSALENLGYSAVEAQRALDAALKALPADAEFEAILAQSLKNLGRV; encoded by the coding sequence ATGATCGCGCAGCTTCGCGGAACCGTGGCGGACAAGGCGGAGGGGCGGGTCGTGCTCGACGTGAACGGCGTCGGGTACGAGGTCTTCGTCGGCCTTCCCGCGTCGCTGCGCCTGCCGGAGCCGGGCGGCGACGCGTTGCTGCATGTGCGCACGATCGTGCGCGAGGATTCGATCACGCTTTATGGGTTCGACCACGTGCGCGAGCGGGACCTGTTCGACCTGCTCAACGCGGTCAACGGCATCGGACCGCGCACGGCGCTCGCGGCGCTTGCGTCGCTCGATTACGAGCAGCTCGCGCGGGCGATCCGCGATCAGGATCTGCGCGCGCTCACCAAGATCCCCGGCATGGGCAAAAAGACCGCCGAGCGCGTGGTGCTGGAACTGCGCGAAAAGGTGGAGAAGCTCGCCCTCGCCCAGTTTGTGGACATGAGCGTCGGCGGTTTGCCGCCGGTGGCACGCGATGCGTTGTCGGCGCTCGAAAATTTGGGCTACTCGGCGGTCGAGGCGCAGCGCGCGCTCGACGCGGCGCTCAAGGCGCTGCCCGCGGACGCGGAGTTCGAGGCCATTCTCGCGCAGTCGCTGAAAAATCTGGGGCGCGTATGA